The Acidicapsa acidisoli genome contains a region encoding:
- a CDS encoding sigma 54-interacting transcriptional regulator, with protein MTQMISPSKCEISGDVSVLQRSAGRRYEAVLCLSEILSQCREPEDLTKILSDQLREFLEFLQFYIIVYKENSTEVEWMVVGQEKSLVAGYADVPVEQRPSWQAYTTQEPFHIRDWNTDERVPARLKDGISAQGLDVGPLVFVPLTTPHRRLGALGMSGSPGTEYSSDDIGFLRLIGRVVAFAIDDNFNLRQAQAARAELERQNEKLQRSERELRDVIESIPSMAWSASADGAAEFFNRRWLDYAGLTAEQAQGWGWTTAVHPDDLKILVEYWQGMLVSGKPGEIEGRLRRFDGVYRWFYFRATPAFDESGKVVKWYGTNTDIELRKKAEQNLAVQNTRLQLLLKLTNQITSDLELRKVLRAISASIRELMHCDLVHISLPDAASGKFRVHALDFPDGRGFVKEELLITPAGVAKRALETLEPAVRRIGNREDFPPDYYELLLAEGVKSQCVIPLVNQGRVVGVLAIARTTDNGFTPEDIDFLKDASGQIAIAIENCLAFREVTELKEKLAQEKLYLESEIRGDMEFGQIVGHSPALKRVLQLVETVAAVDSTVLVLGETGTGKELIARAIHDSSRRKDRTFVKVNCAAIPTGLLESELFGHEKGAFTGAIIQKIGRLELADQGTLFLDEVGDIPLEIQPKLLRALQEREFERLGSTRTRRVNIRLIAATNRDLEKMMAEHEFRSDLYYRLNVFPIRIPPLRERKEDIPLLVSYFVEKFSKQMQKKIDSIPTAVMKSLKIWEWPGNIRELENLVERAVILTRGRSLEAPLSELRKVAVDNGERTPADQDNIARIVKETIKALHANSAVADQDTKKQRDAIVRALTESNGRVGGTDGAAAYMGLNRTTLLARMKKLGIDARDYA; from the coding sequence ATGACGCAGATGATCTCCCCATCCAAATGCGAGATCAGCGGAGATGTCTCCGTCCTGCAGCGGAGCGCTGGGAGACGGTACGAAGCGGTGCTGTGCCTTAGCGAAATCCTCTCCCAGTGCCGCGAACCCGAGGATCTTACGAAGATCCTCTCTGATCAGCTGCGAGAATTTCTCGAGTTCCTGCAGTTCTACATCATTGTCTACAAAGAGAACTCGACGGAAGTCGAATGGATGGTGGTCGGCCAAGAAAAGAGCCTCGTAGCCGGCTATGCGGATGTACCCGTCGAACAGCGGCCGTCATGGCAGGCATACACTACCCAGGAGCCGTTTCATATTCGCGACTGGAACACGGATGAAAGAGTACCGGCACGCCTCAAGGATGGAATTTCCGCTCAAGGACTCGACGTCGGCCCGCTTGTTTTTGTTCCCCTCACTACGCCGCATCGTCGTCTGGGCGCGTTGGGCATGTCCGGCTCTCCTGGAACCGAATACAGCAGCGATGACATTGGCTTCTTGCGACTCATTGGCCGAGTCGTCGCATTCGCGATTGACGACAATTTCAATCTTCGCCAGGCGCAGGCGGCTCGCGCGGAATTAGAGCGTCAGAATGAAAAGCTCCAGCGCAGTGAACGCGAGCTGCGCGATGTTATCGAATCGATTCCATCCATGGCGTGGTCAGCCTCGGCAGACGGAGCGGCTGAATTCTTCAATCGACGCTGGTTAGATTACGCTGGGCTTACGGCGGAGCAGGCACAGGGTTGGGGCTGGACAACTGCGGTCCACCCTGACGATCTAAAAATTCTGGTGGAGTACTGGCAGGGGATGTTGGTTTCCGGCAAACCGGGTGAGATCGAAGGGCGTCTGCGCCGTTTCGACGGAGTATACCGGTGGTTCTATTTCCGCGCGACTCCGGCCTTCGACGAAAGCGGAAAGGTTGTCAAATGGTACGGAACGAATACCGATATTGAGCTACGAAAAAAAGCTGAGCAGAATCTCGCCGTCCAGAACACTCGACTTCAACTCCTTCTGAAGCTCACCAACCAGATCACTTCCGATTTGGAGCTTCGGAAAGTGCTGCGTGCAATCTCTGCCAGTATTCGGGAACTGATGCATTGTGATCTAGTACACATCTCGTTGCCTGATGCAGCATCGGGAAAATTCCGGGTGCACGCATTGGATTTTCCGGACGGCAGAGGCTTTGTTAAAGAAGAACTACTCATCACTCCGGCGGGCGTCGCCAAACGAGCTCTTGAAACCCTGGAGCCAGCGGTTAGACGCATAGGCAATCGCGAGGATTTTCCTCCCGATTATTACGAGTTACTGCTCGCTGAGGGAGTGAAGAGTCAATGTGTGATACCTCTCGTGAATCAGGGGCGAGTAGTCGGAGTCCTGGCAATTGCCCGGACCACAGACAACGGATTTACGCCTGAGGATATCGACTTCCTTAAAGACGCGTCCGGGCAAATAGCGATTGCCATTGAGAATTGCCTCGCGTTTCGCGAAGTTACCGAACTCAAAGAAAAACTTGCTCAGGAAAAGCTCTATCTTGAATCAGAGATCCGGGGCGACATGGAGTTCGGGCAGATTGTGGGGCACAGCCCGGCGCTGAAGCGCGTTCTGCAATTGGTCGAAACCGTCGCAGCCGTCGATTCAACCGTCCTGGTACTCGGTGAAACGGGCACGGGCAAAGAGTTGATTGCCCGTGCGATTCACGATAGCAGCCGCCGGAAGGATCGCACCTTTGTGAAGGTGAACTGTGCCGCCATTCCGACGGGCCTGCTAGAGAGCGAGTTGTTTGGTCATGAAAAGGGAGCCTTCACGGGCGCGATTATTCAAAAGATCGGCAGGCTGGAACTTGCCGATCAAGGCACCCTGTTCCTGGACGAAGTTGGCGATATTCCGCTTGAAATCCAACCCAAGCTATTGCGGGCGTTGCAGGAGCGGGAATTCGAACGGCTCGGAAGCACGCGCACCCGCAGGGTGAACATTCGACTCATCGCCGCCACCAACCGCGATCTCGAAAAAATGATGGCTGAGCATGAATTCCGCAGCGATCTGTACTACCGCCTGAACGTGTTTCCGATCCGAATACCGCCGCTGCGGGAGCGCAAGGAAGACATTCCTCTACTCGTGAGCTATTTCGTTGAGAAATTCTCCAAACAGATGCAGAAGAAAATCGACAGCATTCCTACGGCTGTAATGAAGAGCCTGAAGATATGGGAGTGGCCCGGAAACATCCGCGAACTTGAGAACCTCGTCGAACGCGCGGTAATCCTTACGCGCGGCAGATCGCTGGAGGCTCCGTTATCGGAGCTACGCAAAGTGGCGGTTGATAATGGTGAGCGCACCCCGGCAGATCAAGACAACATTGCCCGCATTGTGAAAGAGACCATCAAAGCACTACATGCGAACAGCGCCGTGGCGGATCAGGATACGAAGAAGCAGAGAGACGCGATCGTGCGCGCGCTCACTGAATCGAATGGGCGCGTGGGTGGCACCGATGGAGCCGCCGCGTACATGGGCCTCAACCGCACTACTCTCCTCGCCCGAATGAAAAAACTCGGCATCGATGCCCGGGACTATGCCTGA
- a CDS encoding SDR family oxidoreductase: MGLATAKRFVLEGADHVFITGRRKDALESAIAEIGEKVTAVPGDVASLSDLDRVYELVDGYGRKIDVVFANAGISQVAPLGTVDEKFFDLHFDANVKGLFFTVQKALPLLKDGASIILNASIATIKGFPGISVYSATKAAVRSFARTWTNELRERHIRVNAISPGHIDTPIFESWQTGEALTQMKEELAKNVPLGRLGDPDEIAKAVAFLASDEASYISGIELFVDGGVAQI, encoded by the coding sequence ATGGGTCTGGCCACAGCAAAGCGATTTGTACTGGAAGGGGCGGATCACGTCTTCATCACGGGCCGTCGCAAGGATGCGTTGGAATCTGCCATTGCTGAAATCGGCGAAAAGGTGACGGCCGTCCCAGGCGACGTCGCCAGCCTGAGCGACCTTGACCGAGTGTACGAGTTAGTCGATGGATATGGTCGAAAAATCGACGTGGTCTTCGCGAACGCTGGGATTTCACAAGTGGCACCGTTGGGAACTGTCGACGAGAAATTCTTCGACCTTCACTTTGATGCGAATGTGAAGGGACTGTTTTTCACGGTGCAGAAGGCGCTTCCTCTGCTAAAGGATGGCGCGTCGATCATCCTGAACGCATCGATTGCCACCATCAAGGGCTTTCCCGGCATCAGCGTGTATAGCGCCACAAAGGCCGCTGTCCGATCCTTCGCACGCACATGGACCAATGAACTCCGCGAACGCCATATCCGCGTGAACGCGATTAGCCCGGGCCATATCGATACGCCGATATTCGAAAGCTGGCAGACCGGCGAGGCGCTCACTCAGATGAAAGAAGAGCTCGCAAAGAACGTTCCATTAGGACGACTCGGAGATCCGGATGAAATTGCCAAGGCCGTCGCATTTCTCGCATCGGACGAAGCAAGTTACATCTCTGGCATCGAGCTCTTCGTCGATGGCGGCGTGGCGCAAATCTAA
- a CDS encoding enoyl-CoA hydratase/isomerase family protein, whose product MQTAQADYFTAYHNLKLTRDADGVLVVEFHSNGGPCIMNAQGHTEFVDAFYRIGQDRANKIVILTGAGGDFIIDVDWSSFGDVSDPGVWSQVHDEGVQVLENIANIRVPVIAAIEGRAYVHSDYVLLANVIVAGDGATFQDVAHYAVGVAPGDGIFTTWSYRAGAGRAEAFLLNPQPLKARTAQEWGVVAEVVPNGKTLARARELAALYLKAPEVTRRNTRVHFIQPLKERVAREVGYGLSLEGASAADLVKSMHSNTEPEAATAGVA is encoded by the coding sequence ATGCAAACCGCTCAAGCGGATTACTTCACCGCATATCACAATCTGAAGCTGACTCGCGATGCCGATGGCGTGCTGGTTGTCGAGTTCCATAGCAACGGAGGGCCGTGCATTATGAACGCGCAGGGTCACACGGAGTTTGTCGATGCGTTTTACCGGATCGGACAAGACCGCGCCAACAAGATCGTTATCCTCACCGGCGCGGGAGGGGACTTCATTATCGATGTTGACTGGTCATCGTTCGGCGACGTTTCTGATCCCGGCGTCTGGAGCCAGGTTCACGACGAGGGCGTTCAGGTTCTGGAAAACATCGCTAACATACGTGTGCCGGTGATCGCGGCGATCGAGGGACGCGCCTACGTGCACTCCGATTATGTACTGCTCGCCAATGTCATTGTTGCGGGCGATGGTGCGACCTTTCAGGATGTTGCGCACTACGCCGTAGGGGTTGCGCCTGGGGACGGCATCTTTACGACGTGGAGTTATCGCGCCGGCGCAGGAAGAGCCGAAGCGTTCCTTCTAAATCCGCAACCATTGAAGGCGCGCACCGCACAGGAATGGGGAGTCGTGGCTGAGGTTGTGCCGAACGGTAAGACTCTCGCCAGGGCACGCGAATTGGCCGCGCTCTATTTGAAGGCCCCAGAGGTAACTCGGCGTAACACGCGGGTTCACTTTATCCAGCCCCTGAAAGAGCGCGTTGCGCGGGAAGTCGGGTATGGGCTATCGCTTGAAGGAGCGTCAGCGGCCGACCTAGTGAAGTCGATGCATTCAAACACGGAACCCGAAGCTGCGACGGCAGGTGTTGCATAA
- a CDS encoding dihydrolipoyl dehydrogenase family protein codes for MNNTKNETTSDTRVTSSGQLPKEPLVEELDLLILGGGTGSTIAAWTFAAEGKRVAAIDRKYIGGSCPNIACLPSKNIIHSAKVASYFRHSNEFGITHNGFTIDMSGVRERKRKMVRSLNEMYLSNYEKTGAEFIPGTGRFIAPKTVEVVLADGTIRRLRGMNVIVSTGTRAKLEAIPGLAEAQPLTHIEALELDQIPEHLVVVGSGYVGVEFAQAMRRFGSRVTVIGRRPRLMPQEDEDVSEALRGLLEDEGIDVLLNTRIKRVSGISGDSVRVLIEQNGTEKILDASHLLVAAGRTPNTEGLGLELAGVELTDRGYIKVNERLQTTAPGVWAIGEVAGSPQFTHISVDDFRVVHNNLNGVHHVTTGRQVPYCLFTDPELARIGLNENEARAQGTAYRLFKVPMESNLRARTLSETRGFVKALVEADSDRILGFTAFGVGAAEIMSSVQIAMNAGVLYTALRDAILTHPTLVEGLIPLFSSTPSIPRMESEVTTSQALTATR; via the coding sequence ATGAACAACACCAAGAACGAAACCACGAGTGATACCAGGGTCACTTCATCCGGACAATTGCCGAAGGAGCCGCTCGTCGAAGAGCTTGATCTCCTCATTCTAGGCGGTGGCACCGGATCAACAATCGCCGCGTGGACGTTTGCCGCGGAAGGCAAGCGTGTCGCCGCCATCGACCGCAAATACATCGGTGGATCCTGTCCAAACATCGCGTGCCTTCCAAGCAAGAACATCATCCACAGTGCCAAAGTCGCGTCATATTTCCGCCACAGCAACGAGTTTGGAATCACTCATAACGGCTTCACAATCGATATGTCAGGAGTTCGTGAACGCAAGCGCAAGATGGTGCGCAGCTTGAACGAAATGTATTTGAGCAATTATGAGAAGACAGGCGCGGAGTTCATTCCAGGAACGGGGCGATTCATTGCTCCCAAAACGGTGGAGGTCGTCCTCGCCGACGGGACCATCCGTCGACTCCGCGGCATGAACGTAATCGTCAGCACCGGGACGCGCGCCAAGCTCGAAGCTATTCCTGGTCTCGCTGAAGCGCAACCGCTGACGCACATTGAGGCTCTGGAACTCGACCAGATTCCCGAACACCTGGTTGTCGTTGGCAGCGGCTATGTCGGAGTTGAGTTTGCGCAGGCGATGCGCCGTTTCGGCAGCCGTGTGACGGTAATCGGACGCAGGCCACGCTTGATGCCCCAGGAAGACGAAGACGTGAGTGAAGCTCTTCGCGGTCTACTGGAAGACGAGGGCATCGACGTTCTTCTGAATACGCGGATCAAGCGCGTATCAGGAATATCAGGAGACTCGGTGAGAGTTCTCATCGAGCAAAACGGAACGGAAAAGATTCTCGACGCGAGCCATCTGCTAGTAGCTGCGGGACGCACTCCGAATACCGAGGGGCTTGGACTCGAGTTGGCCGGTGTGGAACTGACGGATCGCGGATATATCAAGGTCAACGAACGGCTACAGACAACCGCGCCGGGCGTTTGGGCCATTGGCGAAGTTGCAGGCAGCCCGCAGTTCACACACATCAGCGTCGACGATTTCCGGGTCGTACATAACAACCTCAATGGAGTTCACCATGTGACCACCGGAAGACAGGTTCCTTATTGCCTGTTCACGGACCCTGAATTGGCCCGCATTGGATTGAATGAGAATGAGGCCAGAGCTCAAGGCACTGCGTATCGCTTGTTCAAAGTTCCAATGGAATCCAATCTGCGAGCGCGCACCCTCTCGGAAACGCGCGGGTTCGTGAAGGCGCTGGTCGAAGCTGATAGCGATCGCATCCTCGGCTTCACGGCATTCGGTGTCGGAGCTGCGGAGATTATGTCATCCGTCCAGATCGCGATGAATGCCGGAGTGCTCTATACGGCCTTGCGCGACGCCATCCTGACACACCCAACATTGGTCGAGGGGCTGATACCACTGTTCTCTTCCACGCCATCAATTCCAAGAATGGAATCGGAAGTGACGACCTCGCAGGCACTGACAGCAACACGCTAA
- a CDS encoding Fur family transcriptional regulator, which translates to MLLRCQLLSEVEARGVRLTAQRRALIETIQEATTHLDAASLLELAHKRDPNINRATVYRTIELLKQLGLIDELDLMHLNGEKHYYEVKTEKEHLHLACFKCGEIVEFATPAFERLKHEIAAKNQFEIQAIRLEVGGLCGLCAAKKQKQLQ; encoded by the coding sequence TTGCTTCTACGTTGCCAGCTATTGAGTGAAGTGGAAGCCAGAGGGGTACGGCTGACTGCGCAGCGCCGCGCACTGATTGAAACCATCCAGGAGGCGACGACTCATCTGGACGCGGCAAGCCTGCTGGAGCTGGCGCACAAACGAGATCCGAACATCAACCGGGCTACGGTCTACAGAACCATCGAACTACTCAAGCAGTTGGGCTTAATCGACGAACTGGACCTCATGCATCTCAACGGCGAAAAGCATTATTACGAGGTCAAGACGGAGAAGGAGCATCTGCATCTGGCCTGCTTTAAGTGTGGAGAGATTGTAGAGTTTGCGACTCCCGCATTTGAGCGGTTGAAGCATGAGATTGCAGCGAAGAACCAGTTCGAGATTCAGGCAATACGGCTTGAAGTTGGAGGACTTTGCGGCCTGTGCGCTGCAAAGAAACAGAAGCAATTGCAATAG
- a CDS encoding TonB-dependent receptor has translation MSSRAIQFLSSIGRAVCVAGVLSAALAWASVGGSISGTVKDPSGSVVVNAHVAVKETSTGILHETKTDSKGYYTFPVLPVGHYVLDVEAPGFGQYERKDIALDTSAALTLDAPLEVGSVSQNVSVTDNTLHVETVSTQMGQVITGRQMAAVPLDGRSYTDLLSLQPGVAPQTAISDTTVQDVGATVLNPSGTLNPGNLSVNGQRETANYFSVNGSDVEEDVNAGTAVIPNLDSIAEFRIITSNFDAEYGEYSGGQISVVTKSGSNAFHGNAFEFLRNTDLDARNYFSPTRGDFRQNQFGGTFGGPIRRDKLFFFVDYQGTRQTQGVDTGNIAVPSSADRTGDLSDYTTGPGGNQLTGIVGGPYFANILTQKLGYEVTAGEPYYLPGCISSSTCVFPNAVIPQTAWSVPAQKMLQYIPAPNTTQGTFATSSYDQTVRDDKAGARVDANTRWGLMSAYYFIDDFNLVNPYPVAQSGANVPGFSALTTGRAQLLTLGDTKSFGATMVNEFHLSVMRDNTNLGQPIGGRSVSLASQGFVNADGTDSIVALDPKGQSVENLNFNAYSTGAAANQLIQVNNTYQVADSFSKVLGNHTMKFGAEFHADEVNASPIAQFNGSFVFAGQETGVDFADFLVGVPSQYNQSQLNPFYARDKYFGVFAQDSWHVLPNLTLNYGLRWDRIAPWSEKYNQISTFVAGAQSVVFPGAPPGILYPGDPGIPNTLAPIDSLDFSPRVGLAWSPQAENGSLFRKLLGAPGNTSVRASFGEFYTAIDAVEIGVLAANAPYGTTYSSPAPPLFATPFINAADGTNNGQPFPYKFAPLNSSRSNPDPNINWATYEPISGIPGYDIHNHTPYTEEWVLSIERQAGPKTVFSASYIGSASHRQRVLVESNAGNPALCLSLSQPSDVMFGTLTCGAFGEDTTYYPAGGGTVNGTRGPLGPNFGSNALQSNIGHANYNSLQLSARHTAGRLEFDASYTYGKSMDESSNIGEEVNPFNPALSYALSAFDVKHNFVVSYDYQLPFDQFFRPNRLTKGWSLSGITRFASGFPVTMINNNDNSLIGTNPNGVNNSSIDEPDYNGGALGLNKNPRRNGNNYFDTTNFSMNALGSPGTAKRRFFYGPGADNYDMAIAKNLAFTESKNLLFRMEAFNVFNHAQFNGPQAVDGNIGSSTFGNVISAAAPRILQGALKFSF, from the coding sequence ATGTCGAGCAGAGCCATTCAGTTCTTAAGCAGTATCGGGAGGGCGGTTTGCGTTGCCGGAGTTCTATCCGCCGCATTGGCGTGGGCCAGCGTGGGAGGAAGCATCTCGGGCACGGTGAAGGATCCGTCGGGAAGCGTTGTCGTGAATGCTCACGTGGCGGTGAAGGAAACCAGTACAGGGATTTTGCACGAGACGAAGACGGATAGCAAAGGGTACTACACCTTCCCGGTTTTGCCCGTCGGTCACTATGTGCTCGACGTGGAAGCTCCGGGGTTCGGTCAGTACGAGCGTAAGGATATTGCTCTCGATACCAGCGCGGCGCTTACGTTGGATGCGCCGCTTGAAGTTGGAAGCGTCTCTCAAAACGTGTCGGTAACGGACAACACGCTGCACGTTGAGACAGTGAGCACGCAGATGGGACAGGTGATTACCGGCCGGCAGATGGCCGCGGTTCCGCTTGACGGGCGCAGCTATACAGATCTTTTGTCTCTGCAACCGGGTGTCGCTCCCCAGACCGCGATTAGTGACACCACAGTGCAGGACGTGGGTGCAACGGTTCTCAATCCATCCGGCACACTGAACCCCGGCAACCTCTCCGTCAACGGACAGCGTGAGACGGCCAACTATTTCAGCGTGAACGGCAGTGACGTGGAAGAGGATGTCAACGCCGGCACAGCCGTCATTCCCAACCTGGACTCGATCGCGGAGTTTCGGATTATCACCAGCAACTTCGATGCAGAGTATGGCGAATACAGCGGCGGCCAGATCAGCGTAGTCACGAAATCGGGAAGCAATGCGTTTCATGGCAATGCCTTCGAGTTCTTGCGCAACACCGACCTCGATGCGCGCAACTACTTCTCGCCCACCCGTGGCGACTTCCGGCAGAACCAGTTCGGTGGCACCTTCGGCGGTCCGATCCGCCGCGATAAACTGTTCTTCTTCGTCGACTATCAAGGCACGCGGCAGACCCAGGGCGTCGATACCGGCAACATCGCTGTTCCATCCAGTGCGGACCGCACCGGCGACCTCTCGGACTATACGACCGGTCCCGGTGGAAACCAACTGACTGGAATCGTCGGCGGCCCCTATTTCGCGAACATCCTGACCCAGAAGTTGGGTTATGAGGTGACAGCGGGCGAGCCGTACTATCTGCCTGGATGTATCTCTTCCTCCACTTGTGTTTTTCCCAATGCTGTAATCCCGCAGACGGCCTGGTCGGTTCCCGCGCAGAAGATGCTGCAATATATTCCCGCACCGAATACTACGCAGGGCACCTTTGCTACATCTTCCTATGACCAGACGGTACGCGACGACAAAGCCGGCGCCAGAGTCGATGCGAATACGCGGTGGGGACTGATGTCGGCGTACTACTTCATCGACGACTTCAACCTTGTCAATCCTTATCCTGTCGCGCAAAGCGGCGCTAACGTACCGGGCTTTTCCGCGCTGACGACCGGCCGTGCGCAACTACTCACTCTTGGTGACACGAAGAGCTTCGGCGCAACAATGGTCAATGAGTTCCACCTGAGCGTGATGCGCGACAACACCAATCTCGGCCAGCCCATCGGAGGCCGCAGTGTAAGCCTGGCGTCGCAGGGATTTGTGAATGCGGATGGAACCGACAGCATCGTGGCCCTCGATCCTAAAGGACAGAGTGTTGAAAATCTCAACTTCAATGCTTATTCGACCGGAGCAGCGGCTAATCAGCTGATTCAGGTGAACAACACCTACCAGGTGGCCGACAGTTTTTCGAAGGTGCTGGGCAATCACACCATGAAATTCGGCGCGGAGTTCCATGCCGATGAGGTCAATGCTTCTCCCATAGCGCAGTTCAATGGCAGCTTCGTCTTTGCCGGACAGGAGACTGGCGTTGACTTTGCGGACTTTCTGGTTGGCGTGCCCAGCCAGTACAACCAGAGCCAGTTGAATCCGTTTTATGCGCGCGACAAATACTTTGGAGTATTTGCGCAGGATAGCTGGCATGTTCTACCGAACCTGACGCTGAACTACGGGCTGCGCTGGGACCGCATCGCGCCCTGGTCGGAGAAATACAACCAGATTTCGACCTTCGTTGCTGGCGCGCAGTCGGTTGTATTTCCCGGTGCGCCTCCGGGTATCCTGTATCCCGGCGATCCTGGCATTCCAAATACCCTGGCCCCAATCGATTCGCTCGATTTTTCACCGCGTGTCGGCTTGGCTTGGTCTCCCCAGGCCGAGAATGGCAGCCTCTTCAGAAAGCTTTTGGGCGCTCCGGGCAACACCAGCGTGCGCGCCAGCTTCGGCGAGTTTTATACCGCCATTGATGCGGTTGAGATCGGCGTTCTTGCCGCGAATGCTCCTTACGGCACAACGTATTCAAGTCCCGCGCCGCCGCTCTTTGCAACGCCGTTCATCAATGCGGCGGACGGAACCAACAACGGCCAGCCGTTCCCGTACAAATTCGCGCCGCTTAACTCCTCACGAAGCAACCCCGATCCGAATATCAATTGGGCCACATACGAGCCCATCAGCGGCATCCCGGGATACGACATCCACAACCATACGCCGTATACGGAAGAGTGGGTGCTCTCAATCGAACGCCAGGCTGGTCCGAAGACCGTCTTCAGTGCGAGCTACATCGGCTCTGCTTCCCACCGGCAGCGTGTGCTGGTCGAATCGAATGCGGGCAACCCTGCTCTCTGCCTGAGTCTGAGCCAGCCGAGCGATGTGATGTTTGGAACACTCACCTGCGGAGCCTTCGGCGAGGATACGACGTATTACCCCGCGGGCGGGGGAACCGTGAACGGAACGCGCGGGCCGCTGGGACCGAACTTCGGCAGCAATGCGCTCCAGTCCAATATCGGCCACGCCAATTACAACTCGTTGCAGCTCAGCGCCCGGCATACCGCGGGACGGCTTGAGTTCGATGCTTCCTATACCTACGGCAAGTCGATGGATGAGTCGTCGAATATTGGCGAAGAGGTCAATCCCTTCAATCCTGCGCTCAGCTACGCGCTATCGGCATTCGATGTGAAGCACAATTTTGTCGTCAGCTATGACTATCAGTTGCCGTTCGATCAATTCTTCCGTCCCAACCGGCTGACGAAAGGCTGGTCGCTTTCCGGCATCACCCGCTTTGCGAGCGGTTTTCCTGTGACTATGATCAACAACAATGACAACTCGCTGATCGGGACGAATCCAAACGGTGTGAACAACAGCAGCATCGACGAGCCGGACTACAACGGAGGCGCGTTGGGTTTGAATAAGAATCCGCGCAGAAACGGCAACAATTACTTCGACACAACGAATTTCAGCATGAATGCGCTGGGAAGCCCGGGCACCGCCAAAAGACGTTTCTTCTACGGCCCGGGGGCCGACAACTATGACATGGCGATCGCGAAGAATCTGGCGTTCACCGAATCGAAGAATCTGCTGTTTCGGATGGAGGCCTTCAATGTCTTCAACCATGCGCAGTTCAACGGTCCCCAGGCGGTTGATGGAAATATCGGCAGCTCTACTTTCGGAAACGTGATCAGCGCAGCGGCCCCACGCATTCTGCAAGGGGCGCTCAAGTTCTCATTCTGA